In Mixophyes fleayi isolate aMixFle1 chromosome 3, aMixFle1.hap1, whole genome shotgun sequence, the genomic stretch GCAGAGAAtgcaaaaataaagaaagagTGGCTACAGTTTTTGGAAGAGGCAAAAAAGAATAAAGCATTGAGTGAGGAGTCTAAAAAAGAAGCTGCAACCTTGTGTTCTCCTACTGTGGCAGATGTTTCGGGTAACCCATTTTTGGATGAGGAAAAACCAGCTGCGGAGGAGGAGGTAGATCTGTCTTTAGAATGGATTCAAGAGCTTCCTGAAGACTTGGATGTCTGCATAGCTCAGAGAAATTTTGAAGGGGCTGTTGATTTATTGGACAATTTAAATAGTTATTTACAAGATAAAACTTCAACTCATTCTGTTCAGGAACTGAAAGTGAAAATAGATGTGCGTGTTCGCCAGCTAACAGATGTTTTAGTGTTTGAACTTTCCCCTGACAGGTCACTGAGAGGAGGTCCAAAAGCAACCCGTAGAGCTGTTTCTCAGCTTATCCGTTTGGGTCAGTCCACCAAAGCATGTGGGTTATTTCTGAAAAATAGAGCTGCTGCAGTGCACACTGCAATACGTCAACTGAGAATTGAGGGGGCAACATTGCTTTATATACATAAACTTTGTAATGTATTCTTTACTAGTTTACTTGAGACAGCTAAAGAGTTTGAGATGGATTTTGCTGGAAACAATGGCTGCTACTCTGCCTTTATTGTCTGGTCTCGTTCTGCTTTGAAGATGTTTGTTGATGCTTTTAGTAAACAGGTCTTTGACAGTAAGGAAAGCCTTTCTACTGCAGCAGAGTGTGTAAAAGTTGCAAAAGAACATTGTAAGCAACTTAGTGAAATAGGTTTAGATCTAACCTTCATACTTCATTCCTTTCTAGTGAAAGACATAAAATCTGCTTTGCAAAGCAACAAGGATATTATTATTGAGGCCACAAAACATCGTAATTCTGAAGAAATGTGGAGGAAAATGAACCTTATGACACCAGAGGCATTGGGAAAGCTGAGAGAAGAAATGCGTAATTGTGGTATAAGCAGTTTTGACCAATATACTGGTGAAGACTGTTGGGTAAATCTCAGTTACACCGTTATAGCCTTCACAAAACAGATCATGGCCTTTTTGGAAGAAGCACTTAAACTGTATTTTCCTGAATTGCACATGGTTCTACTGGAAAGTTTAATGGAAATAGTATTGGTTGCAGTTCAACATGTAGATTACAGTTTGAGATGTGAGCAAGAGACTGAAAAGAAATTATTCATAAGGCAAAATGCATCTTTTTTGTATGATAATGTTCTTCTTGTTGTAGAAAAACAATTTGAAGAGGGTGTTGGAAAGCCAGCTAAACAACTGCAGGATTTGAGAAGTGCATCTAGATTGGTCCGTGTTAACCCTGGTACTACGTCCGTTGTCTAGCAATGCAATTTTTTGGGAAAGAAATATATATCCAATTAATAAGGAgagcttattttaattttatttttctccaaCATTAAAACACTTTGATCATCTGTTCTGCTCAGAAAAACTCTGCAGATTTGCATttatccaaataatataatagttTTCAGGTTACTGGCTCAACTGAGCTGCAATAAAAATATTAGCTATAAATTCCAGTGGAACAGTAGCCCTAGTAAACAATTCATTAACAATTATAAACCTTGTTCTTGAATTTGCCATAAAATCACATTTTGATGTATCTCTGGGCCATGAATTTACTATTCTTTTGCTCAACAAGGAGAAATCAACACAACTGATGGTGTCTTTAAAATTAACACTGTTTCAGTAAAATGATCCTTGTCATCCTGATATTGAACATTACAGTATTTAAAATTCAAATGGGATTTCCTAGTTT encodes the following:
- the EXOC8 gene encoding exocyst complex component 8, which translates into the protein MTAPSSRNSHLSGFSLRESGSITMAETSAVLRLKRHLEYGNFQAEQYVKHLSQQSDGDRDLQEHRQRIQSLADETAQSLKRNVYQNYRQFIETAKEISYLEGEMYQLSHILTEQKGIMESVAQNLLQTDRSDAARELQAVYHKAEGEKSNNPTLLEKVEGCKNLLDIPGRYLVYNGDLTEFDVDNMALLQKVHAFLMNDCLLIATYFPNRRNAFKYDALHNLDDLAVVNVKENPPMKDMFKILMFPESRIFQAENAKIKKEWLQFLEEAKKNKALSEESKKEAATLCSPTVADVSGNPFLDEEKPAAEEEVDLSLEWIQELPEDLDVCIAQRNFEGAVDLLDNLNSYLQDKTSTHSVQELKVKIDVRVRQLTDVLVFELSPDRSLRGGPKATRRAVSQLIRLGQSTKACGLFLKNRAAAVHTAIRQLRIEGATLLYIHKLCNVFFTSLLETAKEFEMDFAGNNGCYSAFIVWSRSALKMFVDAFSKQVFDSKESLSTAAECVKVAKEHCKQLSEIGLDLTFILHSFLVKDIKSALQSNKDIIIEATKHRNSEEMWRKMNLMTPEALGKLREEMRNCGISSFDQYTGEDCWVNLSYTVIAFTKQIMAFLEEALKLYFPELHMVLLESLMEIVLVAVQHVDYSLRCEQETEKKLFIRQNASFLYDNVLLVVEKQFEEGVGKPAKQLQDLRSASRLVRVNPGTTSVV